A genome region from Paralichthys olivaceus isolate ysfri-2021 chromosome 6, ASM2471397v2, whole genome shotgun sequence includes the following:
- the lima1a gene encoding LIM domain and actin-binding protein 1a, giving the protein MASVAPFSRRQWASQSLRVTAKEMSIVSARGKNNAIAERFSKYQMAAEEGNAEKKKTAAAPLPSALRSGNLSVLKKRWEQQQQHRAQTQEATPCGPADPQTPVSQSAGPKPSRRSPLQSRSDTWRRSTEPREQDTEPQPEIGEEQPDLTDMEAPPSRATEELEAGAEVPECEKPSVPLTSLKRMFETGESPRDQESREQTGDNMEQLLGDGSLAESTPLRDRMALYQAAVSKQDVASDQLDTFCGKQKENVPPCSLDLVQSPESDANGRKALTAESNGSGPGTPVSSNQRDSSQPKTPRSFRPPVRESCVTCLKTVYPLERLVANQHVYHSSCFRCSHCNTKLSLVNYASLHNNVYCKPHFSQLFKAKGNYDEGFGHRPHKELWESKGDAGESSPPKIQSSAPTSDLESPSVEDSPLAKVNVLMATMEALGQGSSEKADRPTEARRLKISWPPRTEPEEGGATAEGGSAGKPIRAKWPPEEDSASSPTEQARETSCLRRSSSLKERSLPFTLATSPDSRKQSSPPPAEEQLSPEPSGMELQLGGGQSPDGQTPTEDNCVDIHTSSGEEEQEGEMKSEEVTEHHVAQEEEEDALGGGAEQQEEEDEGEKMEEEEEEEDVGVLEEMPTEAVLSPEAEVEVSRSSQDVGFWDSEEVDDKEEEEEEAALTVEEMIKRNRFYEEEEEEEDV; this is encoded by the exons ATGGCCTCCGTCGCTCCCTTCAGCCGCAGGCAGTGGGCGTCCCAGTCACTGAGGGTCACCGCCAAGGAGATGTCCATCGTCTCTGCCCGGGGCAAAAACAACGCCATCGCGGAGCGCTTCTCCAA GTATCAGATGGCAGCGGAGGAGGGAaatgcagagaagaagaagacg GCTGCAGCACCTCTGCCCTCGGCGCTGCGCAGCGGGAATCTAAGTGTTTTAAAGAAACGCtgggaacagcagcagcagcacagagcccAAACGCAGGAGGCCACGCCCTGCGGCCCCGCCGACCCTCAGACCCCCGTCAGCCAATCTGCGGGCCCCAAACCCTCGCGCAGGTCACCGTTACAGAGCCGCTCCGACACCTGGAGGAGATCCACCGAGCCACGGGAGCAGGACACCGAGCCACAGCCCGAGATCGGTGAGGAGCAGCCGGACCTGACGGACATGGAGGCGCCGCCGAGCAGAGCcactgaggagctggaggctggagCCGAAGTGCCTGAGTGTGAGAAGCCCAGCGTCCCCCTCACCAGCCTGAAGAGGATGTTTGAGACGGGAGAGAGCCCGAGAGACCAG gagTCCAGAGAACAGACGGGCGATAACATGGAGCAGCTGCTAGGAG ATGGAAGTCTTGCTGAGTCCACTCCTCTCCGGGACAGGATGGCTCTTTACCAAGCTGCTGTCTCCAAACAGGACGTCGCT AGCGATCAGCTGGACACGTTCTGTGGGAAGCAGAAGGAGAACGTCCCTCCGTGCTCTCTGGACCTG gTTCAGAGTCCAGAGTCCGACGCAAACGGCAGGAAAGCTTTGACAGCAGAGAGCAACG GTTCCGGTCCTGGCACCCCGGTGTCGTCCAATCAGAGAGACTCGTCTCAGCCCAAGACTCCCAGA AGCTTCCGGCCGCCGGTGAGGGAGAGCTGCGTGACGTGTCTGAAGACGGTGTATCCTCTGGAGAGGCTGGTGGCCAATCAGCACGTTTACCACAGCTCCTGCTTCCGCTGCTCGCACTGCAACACGAAGCTGAG CTTGGTCAACTACGCCTCCCTGCACAACAACGTGTACTGCAAGCCGCACTTCAGCCAGCTCTTCAAGGCCAAGGGCAACTACGACGAGGGCTTCGGCCACCGGCCCCACAAGGAGCTGTGGGAGAGCAAAGGCGACGCCGGCGAGTCCTCGCCGCCGAAGATCCAGAGCTCCGCCCCGACCTCCGACCTGGAGAGCCCCAGTGTGGAGGACTCCCCTCTGGCTAAAGTCAACGTTCTGATGGCCACGATGGAGGCTCTGGGTCAGGGGTCGTCAGAGAAGGCCGACAGACCCACCGAGGCCCGCCGACTCAAAATCTCCTGGCCGCCGCGCACCGAGCCGGAGGAGGGCGGAGCGACCGCAGAGGGCGGGTCTGCTGGTAAACCCATCAGAGCCAAGTGGCCCCCAGAGGAAGACTCCGCCTCCTCACCCACAGAACAGGCCAGAGAGACGTCCTGTCTGCGCCGCAGCTCCTCCCTGAAGGAGCGCAGCCTCCCCTTCACGCTGGCGACCAGTCCGGACTCCAGGAAGCAGAGTTCACCTCCTCCTGCGGAGGAGCAGCTCAGCCCTGAGCCCTCCGGCATGGAGCTGCAGCTCGGAGGCGGCCAGTCGCCCGACGGCCAAACGCCCACCGAAGACAACTGCGTCGACATTCACACCAGCtcaggggaggaggagcaggagggggagaTGAAGAGCGAAGAGGTGACCGAGCATCATGTCgcccaggaggaggaagaggatgctctgggaggaggagctgagcagcaggaggaggaagacgagggggagaagatggaggaggaggaggaggaggaagatgtcGGCGTGTTGGAGGAGATGCCAACAGAGGCCGTCTTGTCTCCTGAGGCCGAGGTGGAGGTCAGCAGGTCGTCCCAGGACGTGGGATTCTGGGACAGCGAGGAGGTGGAtgataaagaggaggaggaggaggaggcggcgctGACAGTGGAGGAGATGATCAAAAGAAACCGGTTctacgaggaggaagaggaggaagaggatgtgtGA